CAAAGGCAAAAAAGACCGTTGCATTCCTATTTCCGACAAATTGATTCTTGAATTAAGGGAATACTACAAAATGTATCGGCCCAAAACCTGGTTGTTTGAAGGACAGTTTCAGGGAGAACCCTATTCTGCCAGAAGTTTGCAGTTGGTGTTAAAAGCAGCAGTAAGGCGCGCCAAAATCAAGAAACCCGTCACATTGCACTGGTTGCGGCACAGTTTTGCCACTCATCTGCTTGAAAGCGGGACAGATTTGCGATATATACAGGTCCTGCTGGGACATAATTCCCCCAAAACAACAATGATTTACACCCATGTTAGCGAGCTGAGCATATCAAAAATCAAAACACCCTATGAGGATTTATAGAATTGATTATTTTGTATACAAACGATAAAAACCTTCGTAAAGCCAACCTAATTGGACAGCTAGCAGAAAGTTTATAGCGGAGATTGCGGGGGGGGGGGGGGGGGGGGGCAGGGGGGGAAGGGGGGAGAGAAAAAAAAAAAAAAAAAAAAAAAAAAAAAAAAAGGGGGGGGGGGGGGGGGAGGAAGGAGAGGGGGGGGGGGGGGGAAGGGGGGGAGGGAGGAAAAAAAGGGGGGGGGGGGGGGGGGGGGGGGGGGGGGGAAGGGGGGGGGGGGGGGGATGGGGTTGGGGTTTAAACAAAGAACAAAAAAGGACGAAAGAGGCTAGAAAGAGTAGAGAAATGGAAGATTTAATAAAGAGATAAAAGGGAATTCAGGGATTTGACAAAGAGAGTGAAGAAAGCCCTGGGTATAAAGAAGGAAGCCAAAAAACCAAAGAGGGGGGGAGTGAAAAAAAACCAAGATTTGCGGGGATGGGGGGTTACAAGCAAGCCTAACAGACGACACAACAACGACCAAACGGACGACTTTAAACATAAAATGAAACGCTAATTTTGACAGGTGACCAACGACATACAGACCATATTGCAACTGGACAGCAACTGAGCCGACACTCATTGCCAACCCTTCTGTATTTTTTATTTTCCCCACCGCACATTTTTTTTAATTCAATTTTAGCCAGCCGCACAAATGGCACATTTGGTTTTGCCCGACACACAAGCCGACCCTTCGCAAAACCAAAAGAGCCATTTTTTGCCAACACACCGACAATGACATTGAGCATTTAAAACTTAACTTAGCCGGCAAAAATAATTTAAAATATTGACACCATAAAATGGCAAAACAGAACAAAGAAGTAAAAGAAAAAGCAATTGAAGTGTCCCTTTGGGAAGCTGCAAATAAATTGAGAGGAAGCGTTGAGCCAGCCGAGTACAAACACGTTGTATTAGGACTTGTATTTTTAAAGTTTGCCAGCGACAAGTTTGAAGAACACCGAGCCAAACTGATTGCCGAAGGCAAAGAAAAGTATATTGAGAAGCCTGAGTTTTACAATATGAGCAATGTGTTTTTCTTGGAAGAAATTTCACGTTGGAGTTACATTGTAAAAAAGGCAAGACAAAATGATATTGCTTTAATAATTGACACAGCCCTGCATACTATTGAGAAAGACAACAAAGCATTAAAAGGTGCTTTACCCGACAATTATTTTTCACGTTTGGGATTGGACATTACCAAACTGGCATCTTTGATTAGCGAAATTGACAGCATCAACACACTCAAAGACAAAGGACAAGATTTGGTTGGGCGTGTGTATGAATACTTCTTAAAAAAGTTTGCGATTGCTGAAGGAAAAGGCAAAGGAGAATTCTATACGCCAAAGACAATTGTAAGTCTTATTTCAGAAATGATTGAACCATACAAAGGAATTATCTATGACCCTGCTTGTGGTTCGGGTGGTATGTTTGTTCAATCCATAAAGTTTATTGAAGCACACCACGGAAACCAAAAAGAGGTTTCTATTTACGGGCAGGAATACACCAAAACCACTTACAAACTGGCAAAGATGAATCTTGCCATCAGAGGAATTTCCGCCAACCTTGGCGAAAAAGATGCCGACACTTTTGCGGATGACCAACACAAAGACCTGAAAGCCGATTACATAATGGCAAACCCACCTTTTAATCAAAAGGACTGGAGAGGAGAAAATGAATTAATTGACGACCCACGTTGGAGAGGCTATGATGTGCCACCCAAAAGCAACGCCAATTATGGTTGGATTTTGAATATGGTTTCCAAACTTTCCGAAAATGGAATAGCAGGTTTTATATTGGCTAATGGTGCTTTGAGTGGTGGTGGCGAAGAATACAAAATCCGTAAAAAGCTGATTGAAAATAATTTGGTGGAAGCCATTGTAATTATTCCGAGAGATACTTTTTACACCACCGACATTAGCGTTACGCTTTGGATTTTGAACAAAAACAAAAAAGCAAGAACGGTTGAAATAAACAGTAAACAGAAAAACTACCGTGACCGTGAAAAAGAAATCTTGTTTGTGGATTTAAGGCGATGGGGACAAGAATTTGAAAAACAATTTATTGAACTTACAGAAGAAGACATTGCCAAAGTAGCCTTGAATTACCACAACTGGCAACAAACCGACTTCAAGAAAACTTATAAGAATGTGCCTGAGTATTGCTACTCTGCCAACTTTGAACAATTACAGGCAAACGATTTTTCGCTGGTGCCAAGCAAATACATTGAGTTTATAGACCGTGACAGCGAAATTGATTTTGACACCGAAATGAAACGAATTCAAAAGGACTTCAAAACCCTTTTGAAAGAAGAAAAGCAATCGCAAGACCAATTAATTAACGCTTTTAAAATATTGGGCTATGAGTTATAAGCGTATTGGCAATTATATTCATTTGGTTGACAACCGCAATAAAGACTTAGCGGTTACAAACTTATTGGGTATAAACATTACCAAAAATTTTATGCCATCGGTTGCCAATACATCTGAATCGGATTTATCTAAATACAAAATCATTCAGAAAGGACAATTCGCTTATAGTGCTATGCAAGTGGGCAGAGATGAAACTATCCGTTTGGCTTTGTATGCCGAAGAAAGTCCTGCAATTATTTCTCCTGCTTATTTAGTGATTGAAGTGAATGATGAAAACGAATTTTTGCCCGAGTATATGATGATGTGGTTTCAAAGACCCGAATCAGATAGATACGGTTGGTTTATCAGCGATAGTAGCGTAAGAGCAAGTTTGGAGTGGGAACGTTTTTGTGAAATACAAATCCCCATCCCTGATATTGACGAACAACGAAAATTCGTTGCTCTTTACAACGGCTTACTCACCAATCAAAAAACCTACGCAAATAGTTTAGCTGATTTACAATTGATTTGTGATACCTATATTGAGAATTTAATCAAAACCGAAAAGCCTAAAGTGCTTGGAGAATATATTGAGCAATCGGATGAACGGAATAATGATTTGGACATTGACAATCTCATAGGAATTAGCGTAAGCAAGATTTTTATGGAAACCAAATCAAACAAAGAGCAACTTGATTTATCAAACTATAAAGTAGTTCGACCAAGAGAGTTTGGCTATGTTTCCGTTACTTCAAGAAACGGAGAGAAAATTTCAATTGCAATTTTAGACGGAGCAGCAGGACTTGTATCAAGCACATATACCGTTTTCAGAGTAAAAGACACATCTGTTTTATTGCCTGAATATCTTTTCTTGTTTTTTAAACGGTCAGAATTTGACCGTTACGCAAGATTTCATTCTTGGGGCAGTGCAAGAGAAACATTTGATTGGGCAGATTTGTGCAATGTAAATTTGCCAATTCCTGACATTAAAATTCAAGAAGCCATAGTAACCATTTACCACACTTTGGAAACACGTAAACGTATCAATGAGCAATTAAAAAATACAATTAAACCGCTTTGCCCTGTGTTGATGAAAGGTGTGGTTGAAGGTTTTAAACTTGAAAATGTATAATATTTAAAGAATGGAATTTAAATACCAACTAATATTATTAGGCAGTTACAATGGAACTGAAAATGAGATAACAGATCTTTTCTACAAAAGGCTTGAAGAACTTAGACTTCAAAAAGATTTCTATCAGATAGTTTATAGCAATGATTTTGAAACAGAATATAAAGGCAACCAACCAACTTATACAATCTACCTTGGTAGTCAATCGGGTAGTTTTCAAGACCTAGACAAGGTTGAAAAATTGCTTAAAGAAGGTAACATAGTTCTTCCCATATTTTACAACTCATTCTCTGCTGAAATTCCAAAAATACTAGAAAACCAAAATGGATTAAAGTATGATGCAACACAAACCGACAAAATTGTAAACTTAACTTTAGAATCTTTTGGTAGGCTAAGAAATACAAGAAAGGTTTTTATAAGCTATCGCAGAGACGAATCTACTTCTGTGGCAATTCAATTATATGAAGCTCTCGAAAGAAATAATTTTGATGTTTTTCTTGACACACATTCCATTAAGCAAGGTGAGCCTTTTCAAGAAGAATTGTGGCATCGAATGACAGACTGTGATGTGATTGTATTGTTGAACACAGAAGGCTTTTTAGAACGCAGATGGTGTAAAGAAGA
This portion of the Saprospiraceae bacterium genome encodes:
- a CDS encoding N-6 DNA methylase, giving the protein MAKQNKEVKEKAIEVSLWEAANKLRGSVEPAEYKHVVLGLVFLKFASDKFEEHRAKLIAEGKEKYIEKPEFYNMSNVFFLEEISRWSYIVKKARQNDIALIIDTALHTIEKDNKALKGALPDNYFSRLGLDITKLASLISEIDSINTLKDKGQDLVGRVYEYFLKKFAIAEGKGKGEFYTPKTIVSLISEMIEPYKGIIYDPACGSGGMFVQSIKFIEAHHGNQKEVSIYGQEYTKTTYKLAKMNLAIRGISANLGEKDADTFADDQHKDLKADYIMANPPFNQKDWRGENELIDDPRWRGYDVPPKSNANYGWILNMVSKLSENGIAGFILANGALSGGGEEYKIRKKLIENNLVEAIVIIPRDTFYTTDISVTLWILNKNKKARTVEINSKQKNYRDREKEILFVDLRRWGQEFEKQFIELTEEDIAKVALNYHNWQQTDFKKTYKNVPEYCYSANFEQLQANDFSLVPSKYIEFIDRDSEIDFDTEMKRIQKDFKTLLKEEKQSQDQLINAFKILGYEL
- a CDS encoding restriction endonuclease subunit S; the protein is MSYKRIGNYIHLVDNRNKDLAVTNLLGINITKNFMPSVANTSESDLSKYKIIQKGQFAYSAMQVGRDETIRLALYAEESPAIISPAYLVIEVNDENEFLPEYMMMWFQRPESDRYGWFISDSSVRASLEWERFCEIQIPIPDIDEQRKFVALYNGLLTNQKTYANSLADLQLICDTYIENLIKTEKPKVLGEYIEQSDERNNDLDIDNLIGISVSKIFMETKSNKEQLDLSNYKVVRPREFGYVSVTSRNGEKISIAILDGAAGLVSSTYTVFRVKDTSVLLPEYLFLFFKRSEFDRYARFHSWGSARETFDWADLCNVNLPIPDIKIQEAIVTIYHTLETRKRINEQLKNTIKPLCPVLMKGVVEGFKLENV
- a CDS encoding toll/interleukin-1 receptor domain-containing protein, which codes for MEFKYQLILLGSYNGTENEITDLFYKRLEELRLQKDFYQIVYSNDFETEYKGNQPTYTIYLGSQSGSFQDLDKVEKLLKEGNIVLPIFYNSFSAEIPKILENQNGLKYDATQTDKIVNLTLESFGRLRNTRKVFISYRRDESTSVAIQLYEALERNNFDVFLDTHSIKQGEPFQEELWHRMTDCDVIVLLNTEGFLERRWCKEEIAEASVKQIGVLQLVWPNHKLEKMAEVCIPINLKDEDFIDSKFSDKDLSKLTQEKVLEIVQQTESLRARNLAARQDSLITNFLSIAKKYGKTMSVQPQRFITEDIAKDKRRIFIPSVGIPQSTDYNQSSELKKEIKEYDVEEVYLIYDNVRIREKWLKHLDYLNEWLDVETIKKQEFEVWLKNN
- a CDS encoding tyrosine-type recombinase/integrase; protein product: MEQIERPFRERKLPNVLSKEEVRTLLAGIRNQKHKMMLTTIYACGLRSNELLKLRLGDVDSKRNFLLIRQAKGKKDRCIPISDKLILELREYYKMYRPKTWLFEGQFQGEPYSARSLQLVLKAAVRRAKIKKPVTLHWLRHSFATHLLESGTDLRYIQVLLGHNSPKTTMIYTHVSELSISKIKTPYEDL